A stretch of DNA from Falco biarmicus isolate bFalBia1 chromosome 6, bFalBia1.pri, whole genome shotgun sequence:
ACAGTTACCCAAGACAGAGGAAGGACTGAGGACAGGTTCCACCTGACATGTTAGGTCGATGCAAGGATTCCCATCTGCATGATAACGGGGACCTAATGTCTCTACTGGGGATAAGAAGGTTTGTGAGGGCCACCAGCCCGTGCTCCACAGGTCTCCAGTCCCATGGCTGGGAAAGATATCTGAACTGAGactgaaaaaatgcaggaaagggCTACTGGGTTGATGGTCATCAAAAAATCCTTGGGGAGGGGTCCATGGCCAAAGGGCTGGATCTTCAAACATGGCAGGGATGGAGAAAAAGAGccagagagggagaagaagagggAAGTTAAACATTAGCTATTCTAAATCACAGtgctgaaaacactggaaaagagaTTAAAACTTGATCAGTTTAGTGAGGGGATTGTCTGAGGTGGACCTCTGTGATGGGCGAAAAGCTGGATGCAGGAAGAAGATCCAGCCTAAGCCATCATTATCTCTCCCCCTCATcagcaaggggagaaaaatgagTCCGTGAAACCTTGCTGGAGCATTGACCGTGTTCATGGGGATCCAGGCCACGGAGCAGGATGATCTGAGATGCAGGTGGTTATGGGTGGGATGGGTTTCTGACATGCGGCATCAAACTCTACAACTGGAGGGGAGTTACAAAGCAGGTATGTTTGCTGTGGTGCCGGGTGCGAGGGAGGTCgctcctcctaacttgcacaccTAATTTTACTCAtaacatgtatttttacagtgaagttAGTTAGTTCCACCCGAAGTCTACACCTACTAACTAATTATTTGTTAGTTGCTTTCTCGCTTCACTTTAAAGGTACGgttcattttaaattcactACGCATGCTCCCGGAACGCGGGGGATCCACCATGAGTAGGAGGTTGGGATCTCCCACTACCATGATTATTTTACTCTGGTATCCTTGAGTCATATCGcttcagcagtttgttttcttttagcagttagcGGGTCCTTGCCAGAaggctccttatttacattcttgttgGGCTCACCTACATCTGTGCTGGCTGTCCCTTCCTGAGGTGCCGAGGGGGCCGAGCCCCAGACCTTCTCCCGCAGACAGTGAGGCTCCTGCTCCCATGTGGATGGTTCCCGTTacctgtgcagctcctgcctgcagcagagttttGTGTTTCTCGCTGTATTTTCTTGCATCATTTCTGCTCCAGGTGCCTGGAGTCAAGAATTTTTAGGATGTGCATCCTTGACACTAGCAGCATCATGTTTTGCCTGAGCCTCTTTGGAAGGCCTCCTCCAAACAGTCTTCTCCTGATAATGTTGgtgccaccagctctgcccccaTCATTGTCTTCTTCCCCTGGTGCCCCATTTTCCCCCTCACCACCAGGCTGGCTAGTTCCCAGGGAGAGCTGTGCTCTCCTGGATCTGCTCCCCATTTCTCTGCTACCCCCCTCAAAGCTTCTGGGTGGGTTTTAAAGCTGTTTGGAGGAAAGCATTTTGTTCATCCTTTGCCCAAATTGGGTGCCCCTTTCTATAGTGTCATGGTTCCTGCATCCCTTCACACCCATGTCGATGCACGTGCTGTTGTGGGGCTACAGCACAGAGCCCTAGGGCAGAACAACATATTTCATTATTCTGTTTATTCAAACACAATATACCTGACAGAACCAGTCTTTTATTTGCTGCAGGTTTACCCAGCTCCTACGTGTCTGTTGATGGTCAGGCTCAAGACTCCTGTTGCCATCATCTGTACTAGATGTATGATGTTACCTTCTTCTTGAGCCTGTGGCTTCTCGTCCCTTCTTGGGTGTAACAAGCTCTTCTGCTCTCCCCAGGTCCTTTCTCACCTGGATTTGGGGGTTGCCACTTCATGTCCCACCAGTTTGTATGACCATGGTGGACTCTACTACCTCAACACTGATTTCATGTCCTGTTTTGCATGGTCCCTTTTGATATGGCCCCTTCACTGTTACACCTGGGCACGATGGGAATCCCTAAGCATGGCTGCTGTGTTCACAGGGAGGTCTGAATCCCCTCCTGGGATTTGTCTTAATGTTGACACCAAATCCCACACCTGTGGAACCACCAACTTCTTGGTTGGACACCCATCTTCCAAAGCTTCCCAGGGTCAGAGGGGGCCTCCTTATCTCAGATCGGAGAGGATCAGGTCAAAGAGGACCTCTTTGGCCCAGGAGGAATGGACACATGGCCTGTCTGGGATACTGGTCCTAAATTTTGTTGCCATCACCTCTCTTTCAGACTGAGCAAAGACAGGAGAGGAACTGGTGCCACTTGCTCCTTAGGGCTGGAGAAGAAATCCCCTGGCTCTTCTCCTGGCCCTGAGGACCTGACGTTTTGCTGTTGCCTGCTCCATGGATAGACTGATGGGTCATCTGCCCTCAGCGCAGACCTCAACACATGTCCAGCTACCCCCATGCTTCCTCGCCAGCTCCTCGTCTCCCAGCACATGGCTGAAATTtggctccagctccctgctccaggTTTGGGGTGGGAAAGCATCACTGCTGCATGCCCCCAGGGGTGCACAGGGTGAGCCCAGGGTGCCTGGCTGGGTGCAAGGGGCCAGTAGTGCTGGAGGGCCAAAGGAGTGCAAATCTGATGCAATCCCACCAGGCTGGGGGTGTTTGAGGCATGGGGGTGAAACAGACCCGTTCCCTGATGCACAAGCTGCCTTCAACCCTCGTTTACCCCCAGtccctttccccatcccagTGTAAGTGGCACTGGGATGCCTCCcctctaaaaaaaaccccaaacaaccaacaaaccacaCACAAGACACTGCAGAGGTAAtgagaaaaccaaagaaatgcCAAGGCAGTTTATTTACAACCATTGTATACAAAAAAAGGACAGCTCATGCCACAGCTAGAACAGCCCACTCCGTCTCCTTTGCCTGCTGCCCTCTCCCGTGTTCCCCTCCCTGGGCTGGTCCCCCCCAGGGCTCTGGGGTGCGGGTGAGCATCTCGTGGCACAGGTAAAGAGACATGGTTGCCTCCAGATCTGAATCAGAGCTTGGAAAGCCCTATCTGGCCACAGCGGAGACCAAGCCCTCTGTTAGCATCAGGGTTGGAGGCTGGTGAGGTGCCAAGGCATCACGGCACTGGGACCACTGTCTGCTGGCaactgggagaggaggggacgtaccaccccaccccctggcAGAAAGCAGACTCTCCTTCTCCCACCCTGAAGGATCTCACTGCAAGCTCTGCATTTCGCTTGCCCTCCCTGGAGGCACAGTTCACCCAGGAGAtagcacagcagctcccacaaaGCACCTCCTGGGCTGGTCACCAGCTGTTGGTGGGGTCCCAAACTGGtcttcccctgccctggtgTCAACAGGAGGTACCATCACCATCCCCAGGGGCTCCCTATGGCCATTGTCTTCTCCTGCTCTCCAGAGAGGCATCTCCATCCCACCTCTGGCTCTccagcctcagtttccccagctcttctttccctcttgtTTTTCCCTGTCCCTTCCATCACAGTTtccacagccctgccccattttcctctcctgcttttgCTCTCCATGGGGGTGATTCTCCCTTTTCAAATAACCATTTGAGCTGCCACCTCTAAAAGCCGATGGCTTTTCGGCTGCTCTATGGCAGAAAAGCCGATTTCATCCAAGAGTTCCCACAAAGATAATTCTCAGGAgattctaacaaaaaaaaagaaaaaagaaaaaagaaaaccacaccaaaaaagaTCTTTGGGAAGTCACGGGGCTTTTCGATTTCACTCTTGAAAAAGATCATCAGCATCTCCTACAGCCGGATTAAGCATTTGGAGCAAGTGAGCCTCTCTCTGACCACCTCCAACGGGGGGATctcttctcccccttccccaaaatGGTTCTGTAAGGTCTATGGGGAAATAACACCCGCTCTGGGCAAGAAGCCCTGAGTCCAGGTGggaaaaagggagggagggacacCAAGAGGTGCCGCTGCCCATcggtggggtgggatggaggagaagaaagaagtcagAGGGATGCCCGCCTGcccgccctgcctgcccagcaccaaATTAAAGTCACACACAATGCACATTTCCCCTCacttccctccccacccactCTGTCCCCCCCAGCTTTTCCCCGGGGGGTCGCCTTCTCCACTTTGCCAGCCCTCGGCTGTCTCCTCCAGACCTGGTTGACGGGTGGCATGCGAGACCCACCAAGGAGGTGGGCATCCTGAAGCTGGCACCCTCCCGCCCaccctccctcctttctcctccctccccaccctccccaaaacGAATAGGATGGCTTCACTGGTCAACTCTTTACATTCACGaacaaagaaagcagaggaacGTCCACCCTTCCACCATCCGACCTTGCGCTGCGGCAGCCTCTGCCACCTCCCCGGAGCTGTCAGTCCAACCATCGCCTCTTTACCTGGAGGCTTCTTCCTTGAGCTCCTTGTTTTTCCTCACTTCTTCTGCGTGTTTGTCCTGTGGGAGGGGGGgtaggagggaaggaggggggggacacGCGTTAGCTGGATGGACTTCGGGGTCCCCACGGGCAGGCCAGCGGCTTCAGAGGGGTTCGAAGGCACGAGGGCGTTTGCGAGGTTCATCCCCCGAGGGACACCACCGGTGGGTCAACAGCATCCTCTCCTCCCCTGGGGTGTTTTAAGGATTGTGGAGGCTCTCAGGGACAGATTGTCCTTGCCCTCTAGCTAGGAGGTAGACGTCAACCAGACGGGATGGACCGGGAGCCCCAAGGAGATGGGGTTAGCTCGGATTGTCCTTCATTATCTTGTGCTCTCTGCCTCTGACCCAAGGCTAGCTGAGGCGTTTGGAGAAGGGCACTGGGCGAGCTCCTTGCAGAAGGCATGTTTTGGAGGGAGCTGGAGGTGGTGAGGGTGGGACCTTCCATGCTGAGGTTGGGAACAGACCTGCTTCGGGGAGAGAGAAGAGGTCTGCACAGGCTGGCAAGGTGGAAGCATCTCCTGGCACGGCAGCATGGACCCCTCCAGCTCTGCCGGGGAGCTGATGGCTCCACAGCCTCTGGGGAAGGGACATGGGGAAGATCTGCCACCCAGGAGGTGGAAAGATTACAAGTGGTGGGTCAAGGTCATCACAGTGGGACATGGGGAAAGCAAAGGCTTTGCATGTCTCTGAACAAGAGATGGGTCCCAGCTCTCCACCCGCCGGCCACTTGTGAGCCTACAGACATGCCAGGCTCGGTGGGTCCCTGAGCAGGAATCCCCACCCCGGGTGGGATGTTGCGTTTGGATATTGCTGCAtagtgggaaggaagaaggggcCCCCCACTTTGGTGGTGTCCCCAGGGGGTAACGTCACCCCAAAAGCCACGCAAGGTACCCACATGTCCTGTGACACCCTCCTGGACCGGTGCCCCAGCAtgtcccccctccctcctcaccGGGCTCTCACCTTCTCCTGCAAGCGCTCCAGCATGGCCGCTAAATGGGCCTCACGGTTCTCCTTGTTGGACTCCATCTTCTGCGCCAGCTTCTCTTTGGCCATTTTGATGAAGTTGTTGTTCTCCTCGATGGCCTTCTGGATGACCTCCCGCTCGTGCTCCCGCTTCTCTGCCAGATGCTTCAGCAGCTCAGCCTCTTGGTACTGCCCAGGCAAAGCGGACATGATAGCCGTGAGGACCATGGGTCCTTTCCCCCGCTGGCCAAAACCACCCTCTCCAAACTCAGCGACATCCCCAAAAGTGAAAGTACCCTGCTGGGTGAGCACCCCAAGTGCGAGGTTGCGTGTCCCCATGCTGCACTGCCGTGCATGAGCCACCAGACCtaccttcctcctctcctctgctgcctccagcttCTTCTGGATCTCCTCCAGAGATGGGTCACGCCGCCGGGGCAGGGAGGCGTTGAACTCGGGGATGCCATCAAACGATGGGGGCTTCAGGATGACCTCAAAGGACTGCCCCGAGGTACGCTTGTTGAGCTCGATGACTTCCATGTCAGAGATGACGCACCAAGTGAGGTCTACCGTGTCTGCTGGGAGAGGGCCACAGGCTGACCACTGGCACGGGGGCATCCCACCCCTTCAGGCAAACCATCCTGGGGTCCCACACTTGCAGCCTCCCCAACGGGCCACCACCTTCCCTGACCTCCATGTATGTCACCCAAATCCCTGTGCTGTGAATGCACCCCTGCGGTTCAACCCAAATATCGTGGGTTGGGGTAGGGACTCCAAGACACCCATCcagggggctgagctgggaatATCTGGGTGAGCTGAGGGGCTGGGCATCCCTCCAAGGGAGAGGTAAGCAAACAGGGAAGAGTTCAGCCCTGCTTTGGGGACTGGGAATGGGACCATGAAACCCCTTTCCAACTGCGGATCCCCTTGCACCTAGCCAGGAGGAGCCCCCCAAGGCTGGGCATCCCCCTCCATCATGGCTGCTGCCTCTGGACCCACTGACATGAACCAGCCTGACTCACCCGGCACCGTCTGCCTAAAAATACCGAGCCCACGCCTGGTGCTTTGTGGAGTCCTGGCGGAGGGGGGCTGGGCTATGGGGCTGCCCAAACCCCCTGACCCCAACCTGGCTCCCTGCTTCCAGCAAACTGTGGAGCCACCTCTCTTAGTTTGAGGGTGACCGCGGTCATGCCAAGGTGGGGGTCTGAAgcctcccacagcccccccccatTCATGCACCCCTCCACCATGGGTGGGCAGCAGGCTCCTACCTTCATACGTGTACGTTGGCTTGTTCAGGGGATCCGAGAGGAAACAGGAGCAAAAAAGGGAGACGAGAGGCAGCTCCTTCATCTTCTCTTTGTAAGCTGGGAAGAGGCAGTGGGATCGGGGTCAGAGATGGGGGGGGTCTTGCCAGGCTCCGCGGCAGTGGCTGCCAtgtgccagggaagggctgggatggcGACAGTGGCTGGCACCAAAGTTTGCACAGATATTGCAAGCAGGGTGATCTGGGTGGGGGGAGCAAGACATGcaaaggggaaactgaggcacgcaGAGGTGGGGTGCTTTACTGGTGGCCACACAGGTGATGTCAGTCCTGCTGTGTTAATACTCATGAGCCCTTGGCTGTCACCACTGGGATGCCGGGAGCATGCTTGGGGCACAGCCATCCCTGTGGTGGCTTGGAGGGGGTGCCGCTCAAACTAGGggtgctgcagcatggggtAGATGCTGGGGCTGGGTACGTGAAGCCAGGCAAGCCGTGCTGTCCCCTGTTCCCACACGTGGCCCCACGACGGTGCCATACCAGCCAGAGTCATGGCGTAGAGGTTCCTGGGCGTCTACAGCAAGAGTGTTCCTGGGGCCTGGGGGAGGAAAGAACCAGGATCAGAGCTGGGtgtcccagggctggggacatcgcctggccctgcctggccccTGTGAGACAGCTGCCCACACATGGCCTCACACGCATGCAGGGGATGCTGTGGTAGACACATGCTGGGGGCATGAGGTGGGCACACAGTGGTGTGATGGGCATACACTGGTGTGGCATGAGGGACACACTGGTGCAGTGAGAGGGACACACTGGTGCGATGGGCACAGATGTGTGATGTGGTGCGTACATGCTGTTGGGCACAGTGATGGGGTGGGCACAGACTGGTGTGGTGTGATGGGCACACTGGTGTGAGGGGCACACAGGTGTGGTGTTATGTGATGGGTACATGCTGTTGAGACGAGTATAGACTGGTGTGATGAGGACACCCTAGGAGGTGAGAGGGGTAGACACGTGTTGTGATATGATGGGTACGTGCTGTTGGGATGGGTGTAACACTGGTATGATGCGATGTGATGGGCACACACTGGTGTGATCAGCACACGCTGGTGAGGTGCGATGGGCACACGCTGGAACAGTGGCAGCAGCTGATGGGGTGGGCCTGGCACACACAGCCCTTCCCCCACCACTCCAGACTGCCCAACATCTGTGCAAGccacatgtgtgcacacatgtgccAGGAGtggcatgcacacacactccccCCCAGACGTGTGACCCCTTtgcacagcctctgctgtgACACAAGCCCACCCCTGTGGGCACCCGCACTTGTGTCTACAGAGCCCCAGTCCTCAGCTCACGCCTTGCCAGACCCCACACAGAGGGCTGACACACTGGGACCCTGTCCCGCATCCCCCTGCAATCCTCTCTGGAGTCTCCATAGCTGTGGGTCAGTTGTGGGGGCATCCCTGGGACCCCCCACTCATCCCCAGGGTGCAGAGCCCCAGAGCGAGCACAGGATCAGGCACTGGGTGGCAACACCCAGAGACTCATTAATACTCACATAAGCTGGGGCTATCCCCCTTTCGCAGGGCTTCTGGGGGACACAAATGGGGTGTTGATGGCATCAGAGGGGCTTCCCAGTGGAAATAcctttcccagctgtgccaAAGCCACGGCTGACTTTGGTTTTTGGAATTATTTATGGCTTTTgtttctcagaaggaaaaaaaaaacccaacccttcTTTAAAATAGGGACTTTTAAATCCTGGCAGCCCCCCAGGAAAGGGGCAATGCTCACTGTGGGCATCTCGGGACTGTCAGGGCActgccagctcccacagccACAACACACTCCAACCCAGCTTGACCCAGGGGCTCCTGAAAAATCCCAGCCCCTcatcccccatcctgctgggatCTGACACAAGGGATCATGCAAAAAACCTGCCCATAGCTGCCAGGGCTTGCCCAGGGTGTGGAACAAGGTCAAAATGTGGGGACACCCTGCTGGAGACACCTTCCCTGGAGATGCTCCCCTCTTTTAGGTGACGcccagagccagggctgggggggggggtgggggttacCTAGGTGTGTATCCCCACTAGGGGCTTTCCTCCTCGGCTGGCTGAAGGGTTTTGCCCTAGGTGGCTCACGCCAAGCACAGTGCCAAGGCAGGGTGGGGATGCTCTGATGGCTCATGTGCCAACATGAGGCTGTGCCTGGAGCTCTGACAGCTTGGCTGGAAGCTGCCTGCATGCAAGCAGGCAGccaaaagcatttgctttccttgtgcCTCCCTGCTCCTAGCATGACCACCCCAAATCCTCATTTTCCCTAGGCTTGTGGGGGGACCTGGATACATTTCATGTTACAGAAAGCCTTCTCCCAGACCCTGCATGGTGTTCATGCCCTGGCTGGAGCATAAAATGCAGAGCTCACCCATCAGACCCAAAACAGGGAGGAGGATGGAGTCCATCCCCAAGGATGGGGGGGAGGTGGGTTGCCAGCCCCATACCTCCTTGCTGCATGAAGATGCTGTTCAAGGTGTTTGGAGGCTCCTCCAAGAGGGAAACCCCTCCCTGCTGAgctcctttctctctctgcttcccagccccggtgccccccagcccgcaCATTCAGCCCAAAGCAagtggagtgtgtgtgtgtgggatgGACTGTTGCTGCTGTCACACCCAGGCTGAAACCTCGCTCAAACCCCCAGTGTGGGGAGGCTGTGGGAATGATCCCACTCCCAGCGAGGCACACGTGGCAGGGAGGGGCCCGATCCAAGCCCAAAGGGCTGCAACCGGCTTTCACACCCTGATCTCCACTGTAGATCCGGTGAGATGAGGGAGACCCTAGGGTGGATCTCCGCATCTCCCATCCCCTTCCTTGGAAGAAGCACCCAGCAATagagggaggagatggaggaatGGAGGGGGCTCCCCACACCCTCCCTTGAAGCTTGCGAAGCAAGGGATGCAATGGATTCTTCCCCCCCTCTCCGGGGGGGAAGGCAGGATGGCAGCcgccttccttccccccccctctcttttcccccatccctggaataaatatttcagctccTGCTGAGAGCAGGTCACCTCCACCAGCATCCTGCCACCATCAATAATTCAGCCTCGTCCTGCCCTCCGGGGGGGCTCCGCGTCCCTGCGCCCACATTTAGAAGGGGGGGCTTCGGGCGAGGCAACGCACCCCTCTCGGGCTCTGGAGGATGCTGAGGGTGCGGGCCcgcctggggatgctggggcgAGGCGAGATGGAGGATGCTgagccccatccctgcaccccCGCACCCTGGGCGTGGGCTGCCCCACGGCCCCGCGTGGCAGGGCAGGATGAGGCCCCCCGCGGTGCGAAGCGAGGGAGGTAGAAGGAGGCGTGGGGAGGCTCTCCCAGGCGGGAGGGGAGCAACCCCCTGGCTAATTCCTGCTGCCCAGGCGCATGGAAAACGCCCCGTCGCGGGGGATCCGTGCCTGCTCGGGTCGGGGTCGGGGGCCACCGCGCCGAAAGgagcgggggcggccggggggagaggagagcaggggGACAAAGAGCTGCGTCGCCGCAGGGCGACCCTCCTGGGAAAATCCTCAACCCCTCCCCAAAAACTTTCTCCAAAAAACACCCCCTCCCACATCACGCCCCCCCTCGCCGCCCACGACACTCACCCTCCGCCGGCTCCTGCGCTGCCGCCGCGCGCTCTCCGCGCTCATTTAACGCGGGCGCGGGGTCTGCGCGGAGCATCCCCGGGGGCCCAGCGCCCCATGACATCACCTCCGCGGCCCGCGATTGGCCCAGCCCCAGCGCCGCCGCTGATTGGCCGGGGCCGGTACGAACCGGGGACCAGCCCGGTGACGTCACGCCCAGCAGCTATTTTCGGGCTGggcctgggaaaaaaaaaaaaaaaaaaaaaaaaaaagaaaggtgtgtgggggtgttaaaagaaaatcaacgttaaagggggaaaaatgatgaaagcaaagggagggaggaggtgaaTTGGGGGGGGGCAAGGAGCTCGATTTGGGCTGAAAAAGGGTTTTTAGAGGGTGGTGGGGGTGCTGGGTTGGAGGAGCGGAGGCTTTGGCTGGCTGCTAGAGCCCGGCAAAGCTGGAGGGTGACAGTGACACAAAAGGGGACTCGGGGGATTTGAGGGGGACTTGGTGGCATCTCCAGTGGGGTCAAACTGCcccactgcccctgccccccgccagCATGGGCCATGGGGTGCCCTCTCCAAGCGGGGAAGCAATGGGGGGTCCTCGGCACCGGGATGTGGCACAAGCCTGTCGTGACCCGTTCCCAGCCCCAAAGGCACGTGAGGGTCCCTTGCGCTCCTCCTACAGCCTGGGCAACGGGTACTGAGAGAGGCCGAGTCCCAGATCCCAAAACTATTTTTGTGGCTGCTGGGGCGAGTGGAGGTGGCCAGGgagcaccagcagagctgggacacttctgcagagctgtgcccttCCTACAAACCAAGTCTCCTTCCCCCAGATCTGCTTCACCCTGGCCTATTTACCTGCGACGGCTGCGTCTGACAGGGATCGCAAGCCCAGAACCTCCGGGGAACCGTGTGGGTATATTTAGGCACCGGTCTCCTCTGTTATGCAATGAGCATCAGGGCAGCTGTGTGTAGGGGGGTGGTTCCCCTTGGAAAACACGTGTAAGGTGGCTTTGCAAAGCTCATGCCCTCAGGACATGGGGAAGGACAGGGTGACCCAGCTGGAAACAGGGGTGACATCCCACGTGTGACACCGCAGCTCAGCCATTCAGTGTCTAACACATCCCGCTGAAACTCAGCAGcatactgctgctgctctcccaatGGTTCCTGCCATGCCCAGGTGATGCGTGAGCTCTGTGCCGGAGCCTGGCTGCCTTGATGGGGCTCGGGCGCCCGCACAGGTGTGGGTGCCATGGGCAGGGTGCCCACAGGATGGATGTgtgaggagctgcagaagggatgGAGCGCAGCCCTGAGCCAGAGGGGCCAAGGGGAGGAAAGAGTCAAGATGCAGTGGCCAAGTGGGGGACAAACAGCCCTTGTTGGGGACTCACATGGCTGTGGGACAGTCCCTGCTGTGGCTGGCACCGGGCTGTGTGGTGGGGCGGTGCAGGGGGCTCTGCTCAAATGCCCTTTTGAGCTCCCTGTGGTCCAGGCTTGGGGCACAAagccctccctgccaccccatATTGGTGGCCACAGTCCAGCTGCGCAGCTGGCTGCGGTTGCTGGAGCCAGGGGAGATGCAGGGGGCCCTGGGAGGGGTCACATCAGAGGTGCCTTCTTGTCCCCCAGCTCCACAGAATCAGCATTTTGCGGGGACAGAGCTTGGTTTCAGCTCCTGGAGCCCCTCTCTAAGGCTGTGGCTCTGGGGACACTTGGTGGCCACCACTAAGGGCTGTCACCCTCTGCCCTGCAAAGCTTTCCAGCTGTTTCCACACTGGGAACTGTTTTTCTCCAGCACCATAGGCTGCTCTCAACTACATGAGGCACTGAAAAAGGAGGCCAAGGAGATCTGGGTCTGCCCAGGGTGATGGGAACAGTGGGCTGCCATGAACCATCCTTTTCCCATACACTGTCCTCAACAAACCCTCCCCTGGGTCAGCCTGGCATGGGAGCATCTCCAGCATAGGGGATGACaggagggggctggaggagaGGTTGGCTGTGGAACCAGG
This window harbors:
- the STMN4 gene encoding stathmin-4 isoform X4; amino-acid sequence: MTLAAYKEKMKELPLVSLFCSCFLSDPLNKPTYTYEDTVDLTWCVISDMEVIELNKRTSGQSFEVILKPPSFDGIPEFNASLPRRRDPSLEEIQKKLEAAEERRKYQEAELLKHLAEKREHEREVIQKAIEENNNFIKMAKEKLAQKMESNKENREAHLAAMLERLQEKDKHAEEVRKNKELKEEASR
- the STMN4 gene encoding stathmin-4 isoform X3, with translation MTLAAYKEKMKELPLVSLFCSCFLSDPLNKPTYTYEADTVDLTWCVISDMEVIELNKRTSGQSFEVILKPPSFDGIPEFNASLPRRRDPSLEEIQKKLEAAEERRKYQEAELLKHLAEKREHEREVIQKAIEENNNFIKMAKEKLAQKMESNKENREAHLAAMLERLQEKDKHAEEVRKNKELKEEASR
- the STMN4 gene encoding stathmin-4 isoform X2: MTLAAYKEKMKELPLVSLFCSCFLSDPLNKPTYTYEDTVDLTWCVISDMEVIELNKRTSGQSFEVILKPPSFDGIPEFNASLPRRRDPSLEEIQKKLEAAEERRKYQEAELLKHLAEKREHEREVIQKAIEENNNFIKMAKEKLAQKMESNKENREAHLAAMLERLQEKVCSQPQHGRSHPHHLQLPPKHAFCKELAQCPSPNASASLGSEAESTR
- the STMN4 gene encoding stathmin-4 isoform X1: MTLAAYKEKMKELPLVSLFCSCFLSDPLNKPTYTYEADTVDLTWCVISDMEVIELNKRTSGQSFEVILKPPSFDGIPEFNASLPRRRDPSLEEIQKKLEAAEERRKYQEAELLKHLAEKREHEREVIQKAIEENNNFIKMAKEKLAQKMESNKENREAHLAAMLERLQEKVCSQPQHGRSHPHHLQLPPKHAFCKELAQCPSPNASASLGSEAESTR